The genomic interval CATACTCGCCTCCTGATTAAGACAACTGACTGCAAACGTTCACCGCCCGACCTGCATCCTGCCCAAGCCCTGCAATGAATACTTGAAAACCCGACAGCCGGCGCTGGCTCCAACCGACTGCGCCTTGCGCAATTCAAAAATTCCGTTCAAACCATGCCCGCATGCGCGACACCACCTGGGTAAAAGTCTTCGGCCCCTGAATCTTGAGTCCGCGCTTCTTCTGGGCCAGCCCCTCCATCAACAGGCCCGTCGCCGTCGAGTAGCGCGGATTGCGCACCACTTCCTTGAGGTTGCCCTCATACGCCGGCACGCCCTGCTTGACGGTATTGTGAAAAATCTCCTCGCCCAACTGCACCATGCCCGGCATCGCCGAAGCGCCGCCGGTCAGCACGATGCCGGCACGCAGCAGGCGCTCATAGCCGCTCTTGCGCAACTCGTCCTCGACCTTCATGAAGATTTCCTCGACGCGCGGCTGAATCACGCTGGCCAGCGTCTGGCGCGACAGCTTGGTCGATGGCCGGTCGCCCACGCCCGGCACCTCGATCATCTCCTCGGCATCGGCCATCTGTTGCAGGGCGTAGCCATAGCGGATCTTGATTTCCTCGGCATCCTGGGTCGACGTGCGCAAAGCGATGGCGATGTCGTTGGTGATCTGGTCGCCGGCAATCGGAATCACCGCCGTGTGGCGGATCGCGCCTTGCGCGAAGACGGCAATGTCGGTGGTGCCGCCGCCGATATCGACGAGGCAAACGCCGACTTCCTTTTCGTCGTCGGTCAGCACCGCGTAGCCCGAAGCCAGTGGCTGCAGCACCAGATCGACGACCTCCAGGCCGCAGCGATGCACGCACTTGACGATGTTCTGCACCGAGGTCACCGCGCCGGTAACGATGTGCACGCGCACTTCGAGGCGCCGCGCATCCATGCCGATCGGCTCCTTGACGCCGTCCTGGCCATCGACGATGAATTCCTGCACCAGCGTGTGCAGCAGCCTGTCGTCCGCCGAAATCGGCGTGGCCTCGGCAGCCTCGATGGCGCGCTGCACGTCGAACTGGGTGACTTCCTTGTCGCGCACCACCGCCATGCCGTCGGAATCCTTGCTCTTGATGTGGCTGCCGGCGATGCCGGTATACACATCCTTGACCTTGGCATTGGCCATCAGCTCGACTTCCTGGATGGCGCGCGAAATGGCGTTCACCGTCGCCTCGATGTTGACCACCACGCCCTTCTTGAGCCCCTTCGACTCATGGCTGCCGACGCCGAGGATGGACAACTGGCCGCTCTCGGTGAGTTCGGCGACGATGGCGACGATCTTCGACGTACCGATGTCGAGGCCGACGATCAGTTCCCTGTTTTCCTTGCTCATGTATTGCCTTTACCCGAAACCGATGCGGCGCCCGACGCGCCCCCGACGCCTTGTGCTGAACCTGATGTTTTCCTTGCAAGCTCCTGGCTGCCCAGGCTGCCCGCCCCGGGCCGCAGAGCGAAGCCGCTCGGATAACGCATGTCGATGGCCGCAATCGTCAGCGGCACGCGTTCCCGTACTGCGGCGTAAGTACCGACGAAACGCTCGATCCGCTCATGGATCGAATGACTGTTCTGATCACGCCCCAGCTCCAGCACCAGACCATCATCGAGCCGCAGTTGCCAAGCCTGGCGCGGCGAGAGCAGCACCGTGCGCGCCGTGCGGCCAAGCTGCGCCAGCAGCTCGTTGAATTCGCGATAACGCGCCAGCACCTGCGGCGCGCTGCCTTCCGGGCCGCCAAACAGCGGCAGCGCATGCTGGCTGCCGGCCAGTGCCGCGTTGAACACCTCGCCCTGCCGATTCACCAGCCGCATCTCGCCGGTACTGTTGCGCCAGCGGGCGACGGCGACGTGCTCCTCGATCTCGACTTCCAGCGCATCGGGCCAGTGCCGCCGCACCGAAGCCTTGCGCACCCAGGGGAGCTTCTCGAAAGAGGCGCGGATGCCATCCAGATCGACGGTGAAGAAATTGCCGCTGAGCGAATGCTGCACGGCGTACTCGACCTGGGTATGCGTCACCTGGTCGATCGGGCTGTTCACCACGATCTGCTTCAGCGGAAACAGCGGCAGGCGTACGACGGCAAGCAGCAGGGCATAGCCCAGCGCAAGGATGCCGAACAGCAGCAGGGTATCGGCGACGACGTTCATCAGCGGCGGCCGCTCCCAGAAACCGTCGGCCGGCGAACGCGGCTTGCGGCGCCGCTCGACGCGCGGCCGGGCATCCGCCTTGCGGCGCAGGCCGGCAATGGCGGCAAACTTAGCCAAGACGGGCCTCCGCCAGTATCTGCAATATCAGTTCGCCGAAATCGAGACCGGCGGCGCGCGCCGCCATCGGTACCAGGGAATGGTCGGTCATGCCCGGCGCGGTATTCACTTCCAGGAAATACGGATTGCCCTGGTGGTCCAACATCAGGTCGACGCGTCCCCAGCCGCGTCCGCCCAGCACCGCGAAAGCCTTCAGCGCCAGCGCGCCCAGCGCCTGCTCCTGTTCTGCCGGCAAGCCGCAGGGGCAAAGGTATTGCGTGGCATCGCTGAGATACTTGGCGTCGTAGTCGTAGTATTCGCCGGCAGGCACGATGCGGATCATCGGCAACACCTGCGGACGGCCATCCCGTTCGATGATGGCGATGGTGTACTCGCCCGCATCGACGAAACGCTCGGCCAGCACCAGCGGATCGTACTGCGCCGCTTCCGCATAAGCGGTGGCCAAACCATCGGACAGCTTGACCTTGCTGATACCGATGCTGGAGCCTTCATTGGCCGGCTTGACGAAAATCGGCAGCCCCAGCCGGCGCTCGACAGCGGCAAAATCGCTGTGCTCGTCGAGCAGCACGTAATCGGGCACCGGAATGCCGGCCGCCTGCCAGACCAGCTTGGTGCGCCACTTGTCCATGGCCAGGGCGGAAGCCAGTACGCCGCTGCCGGTATAGGGAATCTTCAGCCATTCGAGCGCGCCCTGCAGCCTGCCATCCTCGCCACCCTGGCCGTGCAGGGCGATGAAGACGCGCTGGTAGCCTTCACTCTGCAGCAGCGACAGCGACTGGTCGCGCGGATCGAAGGCATGCGCATCGACGCCGGCAGCGCGCAGCGCCGCGAGCACGGCCGCGCCGCTTTTCAGCGATACCTCGCGCTCGGCCGAATCGCCGCCGAACATGACCGCCACCTTGCCGTACTCACACTGCTGCTTCAAGTTTTTCCCCCACGATACGCACTTCCGGCACCAGCTCGATACCGAATTTTTCCTTTACCGTCGCCTGAATCCGGCCGACTAGCATTTCTATCTCAGTTGCGCTCGCCCTGTTCTCTGGATTAACGACAAAATTGGCGTGCATTTCCGAAACTCGCGCGCCGCCGATGGCATGGCCTTTCAAGCCCGCTTCCTGAATCAGGCGGGCGGCATGATCGCCGGGCGGGTTGCGGAACACCGAACCGGCATTCGGCTGCTGCAGGGGCTGGGTGGCGATGCGCCGCTCCAGCAACGCCTTGATGCGCGCCCGCGCCGCCGCACCATCTCCCGGCGGAAAATGCAGCCAGGCGGCGGCGAACCATTCGTCGCAGACCGCACGCAGACCAACATGGCGATAGGCCACGGCAAATTCATCCGGGCTGCGCTCATGGCGACGCCCCTGACGATCGATCATCAGCACCCGCACCACATGGTTCCAGGTTTCGCCGCCGTGGCAGCCCGCATTCATGGCCAGCGCACCGCCGAACGTGCCGGGAATGCCGGCCAGGAATTCGCCGCCAACACGCCCCTGGTTGGCGACGAAACGCGCCAACTTGGGACTCGCCACGCCCGCTTCGGCATACACCAGGCCATCTTCCTGCATGCGCAGCACGCCGAGCGCGCCATGGGTAAACACCACGGTGCCATCGAAGCCGCCGTCACGCACCAGCAGATTGGAGCCCAGACCGACGAACAGCAGCGGCTCGTCCTCCCGCAGCATGGCGAGAAAGACGCAAAGATCATCGAGATCCGCCGGGAAGTAGGCCCGCGCCACCTTGCCGCCGGCACGCCAGGAGACGTGCCGCGCCATCGGCTCGTCGAGGCGCAGCTCGCCCCTCAAGGCAGTGCGCGCCGACGGCTGGGGATCAAGATGACGGGCCGTCATGTTCATCGCTCAGGCCGCGCCGCCCGCCACTTTGCCGGCGACCTGGCCGATCGAGCCCGCACCCATGGTGATGACCACATCGCCATCGCGTACCGCATCGAGTATGGCCTGCGGCAAGGCGGCGACGTCGTCGACGAATACCGGCTCGACCTTGCCGGCGACGCGCACCGCGCGCGTCAGGCTGCGGCCGTCGGCGGCAACGATGGGCGTTTCGCCGGCGGCATAGACTTCGGTCAGCAGCAACGCATCGAAGCCGGACAACACCTTGACGAAATCCTCGAAGCAGTCGCGCGTGCGCGTGTAGCGATGCGGCTGGAAGGTCAGCAGCAGGCGGCGATCAGGGAAGGCGCCGCGCGCGGCGGCAAGCACGGCGGCGATCTCGGCCGGGTGATGGCCGTAATCGTCGATCAGCGTGAAGCTGCCGCTGCCATCGCCGCGCGCCGGTAGGGCGATCTCGCCGTAGCGCTGGAAACGCCGGCCGACGCCCTTGAATTCGGCGAGCGCCTTGGCGATCGCCGCATCGCCGATGCCGACCTCGGTGGCAACGGCGATGGCCGCCAGCGCATTGAGCACATTGTGGCGGCCGGGAATATTGAGAACGATCGGCAGGCGGTTGATGCTGCCATTCACGCGCACGCAATCGAAATGCATCTGGCTGCCGACCGCCCTGACATTCTCGGCGCGGAAATTGGCGGCAGAATCCGGACCGAAGCCGTAGGTGACGATCTGCTTGGCGACGCGCGGCAGGATCTCGCGCACGTTGGCATCGTCCTCGCAGAGCACGGCGACGCCATAGAACGGCAGACGCTGGAGAAAGTCGATGAACGCCTGCCGCAGCCTGCCGATGTCGTGATCGTAGGTTTCCATGTGATCGGCGTCGATGTTGGTGACCACCGAAATCACCGGCGACAGGCAGAGAAAGGAGGCGTCCGATTCGTCCGCCTCGGCCACCAGAAAATCGCCCTGGCCGAGCTGGGCATTGGCATCGGCCGCATTCAGCTTGCCACCGATGACGAAAGTGGGATCCAGCCCGCCTTCGGCAAGGATGCTGGCGATCAGGCTGGTAGTCGTCGTCTTGCCATGCGAGCCGGCCACGGCGATGCCCTGCTTGAAGCGCATCAGCTCGGCCAGCATCTGCGCGCGCGGCACCACCGGAATCTTGCGCTCGCGGGCGGCGGCGACTTCCGGGTTGCCTTCCTTGACGGCCGTCGACACCACCACGGCATCGGCCGCCGCCACGTTTTCCGCCGTGTGTCCCTGCACCACATGCACGCCCAGACCGGCAAGGCGCCGGGTGGCGGCATTCACGCCGAGATCCGAACCGCTCACCTCGAAGCCCTGGGTGGCGAGCACCTCGGCGATTCCGCTCATGCCGACGCCGCCGATGCCGACGAAATGTATGCGTTTGACTTTGTGCTTCATCGTCTCAACTCCCTGCATGCCTGCACGACGTTTGCCGTTGCCTCGGGCCGCGCCAGGACGCGGGCCTGTTCCGCCATCTGCTGCAATCGTTCGCGTTTCATGCGCAATAGTTCAGCCAGTCTTTCCGCGCTCAGTTCGCGCTGCGGCAGCAGCACGGCCGCATCCGCCGCGGCCAGAAAGCGGGCATTGCCGGTTTGATGGTCATCCACCGCATGCGGGTAGGGCACCAGGATGCTGGCCACGCCCGCCGCCGCCAGCTCGGCGACGGTCAGCGCGCCGGCGCGGCAGATCACCAGATCCGCCCGGGCATAGGCGGCCGCCATGTCCTCGATGAAAGGCAGGCAATCGGCCGCCACGCCCGCCTGCGCATAACCCGCCCGCAGCGCGGCGATGTTCTTCTCGCCCGCCTGATGCACGACCCGCGGCCGCTCATCCGCGGGGAGCAAAGCCAATGCTGCCGGCAAGACTTCATTCAGCGCCACGGCGCCCAGGCTGCCGCCCACCACCAGCAACTGCAACGGCTCACCCGCATCGGCACGCTGTCGATAACGCTGTGCCGGCGACGGCAGCGCGGCAATTTCGGCACGCACCGGATTGCCCGTCCAGCGCGCATTCTTCAAGACATCCGGAAAACCCGTCAGCACCCGGTCGGCCACGCCGGCGAGCACCCTGTTGGCCAGACCGGCCACCGAGTTCTGTTCATGCACCACCAGCGGAATCCCCTTCAGCACCGCCATCATGCCGGCCGGAAAGCTGACGAAGCCGCCCAGTCCGATCACCACGTCAGGCTTGACTTCAGCCAGGCGCCGCAGCGCCTCGGCAAAGCCGCGCAGCAGGTTGAACGGCAGCAGCAGCTTGCGCAGCAATCCCTTGCCGCGCAGCGCGCCGAAGCGCAACTCGGCCATTTCAAACCCGCGCGCCGGCACCAGCCGCGCCTCCATGCCGGCAGGATTGCCCAGCCAGACCACCCGCCAACCGTCGGCCCGCGCCGCATCGGCCACGGCCAGGCCGGGGAAAATGTGGCCGCCGGTGCCGCCGGCCATCACCAGCAGCGTCGCTGGGGGACGCGCGGAATTCATGGCCGACCTCCACGCATCAGCAGCCGATTCTCGTAATCGACGCGCAGCAGGATCGCCAGGGCCACGCAGTTGGCGAGAATGCCCGAACCACCGAAACTCATCAGCGGCAGGGTGAGCCCCTTGGTCGGCAGCAGCCCCATGTTCACTCCCATGTTGATGAAGGACTGCACGCCGATCCA from Sterolibacterium denitrificans carries:
- the ftsA gene encoding cell division protein FtsA — protein: MSKENRELIVGLDIGTSKIVAIVAELTESGQLSILGVGSHESKGLKKGVVVNIEATVNAISRAIQEVELMANAKVKDVYTGIAGSHIKSKDSDGMAVVRDKEVTQFDVQRAIEAAEATPISADDRLLHTLVQEFIVDGQDGVKEPIGMDARRLEVRVHIVTGAVTSVQNIVKCVHRCGLEVVDLVLQPLASGYAVLTDDEKEVGVCLVDIGGGTTDIAVFAQGAIRHTAVIPIAGDQITNDIAIALRTSTQDAEEIKIRYGYALQQMADAEEMIEVPGVGDRPSTKLSRQTLASVIQPRVEEIFMKVEDELRKSGYERLLRAGIVLTGGASAMPGMVQLGEEIFHNTVKQGVPAYEGNLKEVVRNPRYSTATGLLMEGLAQKKRGLKIQGPKTFTQVVSRMRAWFERNF
- a CDS encoding cell division protein FtsQ/DivIB, whose amino-acid sequence is MAKFAAIAGLRRKADARPRVERRRKPRSPADGFWERPPLMNVVADTLLLFGILALGYALLLAVVRLPLFPLKQIVVNSPIDQVTHTQVEYAVQHSLSGNFFTVDLDGIRASFEKLPWVRKASVRRHWPDALEVEIEEHVAVARWRNSTGEMRLVNRQGEVFNAALAGSQHALPLFGGPEGSAPQVLARYREFNELLAQLGRTARTVLLSPRQAWQLRLDDGLVLELGRDQNSHSIHERIERFVGTYAAVRERVPLTIAAIDMRYPSGFALRPGAGSLGSQELARKTSGSAQGVGGASGAASVSGKGNT
- a CDS encoding D-alanine--D-alanine ligase, with product MFGGDSAEREVSLKSGAAVLAALRAAGVDAHAFDPRDQSLSLLQSEGYQRVFIALHGQGGEDGRLQGALEWLKIPYTGSGVLASALAMDKWRTKLVWQAAGIPVPDYVLLDEHSDFAAVERRLGLPIFVKPANEGSSIGISKVKLSDGLATAYAEAAQYDPLVLAERFVDAGEYTIAIIERDGRPQVLPMIRIVPAGEYYDYDAKYLSDATQYLCPCGLPAEQEQALGALALKAFAVLGGRGWGRVDLMLDHQGNPYFLEVNTAPGMTDHSLVPMAARAAGLDFGELILQILAEARLG
- the murB gene encoding UDP-N-acetylmuramate dehydrogenase; translation: MNMTARHLDPQPSARTALRGELRLDEPMARHVSWRAGGKVARAYFPADLDDLCVFLAMLREDEPLLFVGLGSNLLVRDGGFDGTVVFTHGALGVLRMQEDGLVYAEAGVASPKLARFVANQGRVGGEFLAGIPGTFGGALAMNAGCHGGETWNHVVRVLMIDRQGRRHERSPDEFAVAYRHVGLRAVCDEWFAAAWLHFPPGDGAAARARIKALLERRIATQPLQQPNAGSVFRNPPGDHAARLIQEAGLKGHAIGGARVSEMHANFVVNPENRASATEIEMLVGRIQATVKEKFGIELVPEVRIVGEKLEAAV
- the murC gene encoding UDP-N-acetylmuramate--L-alanine ligase; translation: MKHKVKRIHFVGIGGVGMSGIAEVLATQGFEVSGSDLGVNAATRRLAGLGVHVVQGHTAENVAAADAVVVSTAVKEGNPEVAAARERKIPVVPRAQMLAELMRFKQGIAVAGSHGKTTTTSLIASILAEGGLDPTFVIGGKLNAADANAQLGQGDFLVAEADESDASFLCLSPVISVVTNIDADHMETYDHDIGRLRQAFIDFLQRLPFYGVAVLCEDDANVREILPRVAKQIVTYGFGPDSAANFRAENVRAVGSQMHFDCVRVNGSINRLPIVLNIPGRHNVLNALAAIAVATEVGIGDAAIAKALAEFKGVGRRFQRYGEIALPARGDGSGSFTLIDDYGHHPAEIAAVLAAARGAFPDRRLLLTFQPHRYTRTRDCFEDFVKVLSGFDALLLTEVYAAGETPIVAADGRSLTRAVRVAGKVEPVFVDDVAALPQAILDAVRDGDVVITMGAGSIGQVAGKVAGGAA
- the murG gene encoding undecaprenyldiphospho-muramoylpentapeptide beta-N-acetylglucosaminyltransferase encodes the protein MNSARPPATLLVMAGGTGGHIFPGLAVADAARADGWRVVWLGNPAGMEARLVPARGFEMAELRFGALRGKGLLRKLLLPFNLLRGFAEALRRLAEVKPDVVIGLGGFVSFPAGMMAVLKGIPLVVHEQNSVAGLANRVLAGVADRVLTGFPDVLKNARWTGNPVRAEIAALPSPAQRYRQRADAGEPLQLLVVGGSLGAVALNEVLPAALALLPADERPRVVHQAGEKNIAALRAGYAQAGVAADCLPFIEDMAAAYARADLVICRAGALTVAELAAAGVASILVPYPHAVDDHQTGNARFLAAADAAVLLPQRELSAERLAELLRMKRERLQQMAEQARVLARPEATANVVQACRELRR